Genomic DNA from Phycisphaerae bacterium:
TTGTCAGCCTGGCGGACTACGTGCTCGAGGGCAAGACGCAGGCCTTCGATGAGCGGATGCTGACCGCCCTGCGTCGGCCGGACAACCCGGCCCAGCCGATTGGACCGGTCTGGCTGGCCGAGGTCGGCCGCGACATCACCGCGCTCGGCGGCGTCGCGGTTCTGGTCCTGGCAACCACCGCGGTGATCGGTTTTCTCTGGCTGCGCCGGCAGTTCGGCATGTTGACCTTCGTGCTGATCGCAACGCTGGGCGGGCTGGGGCTCGGCGCGCTACTGAAGGCCGTCTTCGCGCGCCCGCGTCCGGCCATCGTCCCCCACTTGTCGCAGGCCTACACGAGCAGCTTCCCGAGCGGGCATTCGCTGATGTCGGCGGTCGTCTACCTCACGCTGGGCGCGCTCGTCGCCGCGGTTGTTTCGCAGCAGCGGCTGAAGATCTACGTGCTGGCCGTCGCGCTGTCCGTGACCGGGCTCGTAGGCCTCAGCCGCGTTTACATGGGCGTGCACTACCCGACGGACGTGCTCGCGGGCTGGATGACCGGGCTGGCCTGGGCCGCGCTGTGCTGGCTCGCCGCGCGCTGGCTCCAGCGGCGCGGAGCGGTCGAGGCGCCCGCGAATGGGGACCTGCTCTGACGCCGGCCGCGCGCCGCCTCATTGCAGCACAAACGACACCACGTCCCGCGCGGCACTCACGAGATCGTGCACGACAAGCGCGTTGGGCAGCGATGACAGCCAGTACACGCGGTCACCCTCAAGGCGCGGGTTGAGCGTGCTGGTGAAGATGCCGGTCTGCTCAGTCAGCGTCGTCCGTGCGCCGGTCGCGCGGGTGATGACCTCCACGCGGTCACTCGCCAACGGATTCAGGTACTCCACGAGCACGCGGGTCTCATCGGCCCCGCACACGTAGACCGCGCGCGACGACAACCGGCTCGGGGTGTACGCGTCATACGTCGCCCACGTTTCCCACGTCAGGTCATCCAGATCCAGGGCCAGAATCTCATTGCCGATCGCCAGGCCGTTCTCGTCGACCAAGCTGGCACCCGTGAAAAGCTCTTCGCCGACGATCGCGGCGTCGAAGAAAAGCGCCTGCCGGCCGGCCGGTTCCGCAGGGATCACGCGCGCCGCACCGGTGTCGAGCCGGACCAGCAGATGATCGCCGCTCGGCACCGAGTTGCGGGTTACCAGCGCCCAGTGTGCGTCCGCCGCCAGGATTTCGACGATCGGGTCGTCGACGGCTACCGTCCGTTCGATCGCGCGTGTTGCGAGGTCATATACGAGCAGGCCCGTCTCGGTGCGCGCCACGACCCGCGCGCCGGTCAGCACGAACGCGCGATCGTAACGACCGCCGAGTGACACGTTGCGTTCGAGGATCGTCAGCTCAGCGCCGGTGCTGATCTGCACGGCGACAATCCGACTCGCGTGATTGTCGTTCATCGGGCGCTCGGCGACGAAGTAATCGCCGGCAGCCTGCACGTCGTACTGCACGCGCGCCGCCTGGAGCTTCGTCGCATCGCCGGTGGACAGGTCAAGCCCCCAGAGGGTCGATGGCAGCGTCGTGTATCCCGAGTACGAGCCGAAGTTCTGCAGATAGACGGTGTCGCCCGCTGTGCCGACGAGGAACAGCGCGCTGTCGTCAAAGAGCGTGCCGCAGCCGGTGAGCGTCGCGAGCAGCACGCTGCTCAAGACCATCCGTCGCGCGGTCTGTAGTTTGACCATGCCGTGTCCTCCGTATGTTCTGTGTGACCCAGAATCGCGCCCGTTCTCACGCGATTGTAGCCCCAGGCGTCAAGCGGCCCGAGAGTCCTGCCGCGGCACGGTCAACGCCGTGCGGACGATTGGGGATTGACGCCGGCGCATACACTTGTTACGTACATTCGTCCGCGGCGCGTGCGCTGCGGAGCGGGAGGACAGCCGTGCGCACGGCGCAGCGGCGACCGCCGGGGACGTTTCAGAGTCGAAGCGCTGCGATAGACGTGGTTCTGTATCACGGTCTCGTTCTTGTCAGGTCAGGAGGAGACTCATGCGCGCCTGCAGAGGGATTTGTGTGACATTGGTCGCCGTGTTCGCAACGTCAGCGATGGCGGCTGAGATCTGGACCGACTTCGGCGGAATGATCGCCCATTTCGATTCGGCGAACCCCACGATAATCACGAATGTCGGCCAGACCGGCGAGCTGCCCATGGACGGCATGGACTTCACGCCGGACGGGATCCTGTGGGGCGTTGCAGACCAGGAACTGTTTCGTATCAGCCAGGTGAACGGATCCGTGGAGAGGATCGGCGTGGCGACGCTGCCGCCCGGCGAGATCTACATGGACATCTCGTGGGATCCGAGCACGCACGCGATGTACGGGCTGGGCAGCGGCGCGAGTGGATTCCTCAACAACCTCTACACGATCGACCTGAACACGGGTGCGGCGACGCTGGTAACGACCTTCCTCACGCCGACGTGGAGCGGCGGGTTGGCGACCACCGCGGCCGGCGTGCGGTTCATCGACAACACGCTTATGGACGGCCCGAGCCGGATCGACGGGAACACGCTCACTTATCTCGGGCCGCAGGGCTTCGACTCCAACTTCTTTGGCGGAATGACCATTGATTGGTCGCGTGACGGCACGCTGTACTACTGCACCTGGAATGCGGGAGCGGAGCGCACGGAAGTGTGGACGTTGAATACGACGACGGGGCAAGGCACGCTGCTCGGTCCGATCGGCCCGGACGGGCAGACGGTACTACTGAGCGCGGCGATCAAGCCCTTGCCCGAGCCGGGTGCCGGGGCTGCGCTGATCCTGCTGCTCGCGTGCCGCCGGATGCGCTAGCGCTGCCGGCGGATCAGCAGCGCGGTCAGGTCGTCGGCCTGCGGAGCACCAGCCCGGAAGCGGCGCACCTCGGCATGCAGGCCCTGGATGAGACCCTCCAGCGGGACGTCGCCGCAGCGCGCGAGAAACGCCGCGACGCGCTCCTCGCCGTATTCCGCGCCGGCGGCATCGAGCGTTTCGTAGAAACCGTCGGTGAGCAGCACGACCGCCGCGCCGGGTGCGAAATCGAAATGCTCAGCCGCGAACTCGCAGTCATTCATGATCGCGAGCGGCAGCCCCCCGGCCCCGCGCACCTCCACGCCGGTTGGCGAAATGAACAGCAGCGGGCCCTGGCCGGCGGAGACGTAGTCCAGACGATGGCAACGCGGATCGAGCACCCCCACGACCGCCGTGACAAACCGGCCGTCGAGCAGGTCATGCGCCAGGAGCTGATTCACGCGCGTCGCGACCGCCACCAGGTCCTGCGTCACCGTCAGCATGGCGCGGACCAGTGAGCGGCACTGCGCGATGACGAGCGCGGCCCCGATGCCGTGCCCGGTCGCATCGGCCAGCAGAAACGCCAGGCGTCCGTCGCCGAGCGGCATGAAATCGTAGCAGTCTCCACCGGTCTCATCGGTGGGTCGGTTCCAGCCGGCGATGTCGTAGCCGGGCAGACTTGGGTTGGTGGCCGGGAACAGCGCCTGCTGAATCTTGCGGGCGAGTTCCAGGTCGCGTGCCATGCGCTGCTTCTCGGCGTACTGCTCCAGCAGGACGTAGCGATGCAGCGCGACGCCGGCCTGCGCGCTCAGCACGCGGGCCAGCTCCTCGTCGGCCGCATCGAACGGCCCGCCCGCGCGGTTGAGCGCCTGGAGCACCCCCATCAGCTCGCCATCCAGGTTTTCCAGCGGAAACGTCAGCAGATTGCGCGTGCGAAAACCCGTCTGGCGATCGATCTCCGGATTGAAACGGCTGTCCGCGTATGCCTCTGGCACGTTCACAACGACGCGCTGCTGCGCCGCCGCCCCCGCGATGCCGCGATCGGCCGGAAAGCGAATCGACTCGACGCCGGTCGCAACGCGGCTGAATAGCTCGTTGGTCGCGCGGTCGTACAGGAAGATGGTGGCCCGCTCGCAGTTCAGCACGGCGCGCGCCGCGTCCACGATGGTGCCCAGCAGTTGCGACAGGTCGGTCGTCGCGGCCATCTGCCGCGTCACGTCCAGCAACCGCCGGAGCTGCATGATCTGCTGGTTCGGGTCGGCCGTCATGCCGTGTAGGGTATGTCCGGCGCACGGCGATGGCAACCGGACGCGGTAGCGCGCGGGAAAGCTGCCGCGGACAAAGTCGACGCCCGCAGCCCTTCACGGCTTCTCACGTTCGAGCTTGCGGACCGGGGCGTACTCGAGGATCAGCGTCTTTTCGCCGTAGCCGACGAACTTTAAGCCCGCCCGCGTCTGCCCCGGCGCCGGCTTGATCCAGAGCACCTGCCCGACGCCATAGCGCTCGTGCCGCACCAGCGTGCCCGGGCCCCAACCGGCAAATGGCGAATTCGAGGTGGACGCAGGCTCACTCGGTTCCGGCGCGCGGCGCCGCGCGGCCGGCTCAGGCTCCCCGCGCAGATCATCATCCGGCGTCGCCCGCAGTCGCCGCTTCGGAACCAGCCGCGCCGCCTCCTCCGGCGACAGGTCGTCAACCAGCGGCACCAAACCGTCGATCTTCTGCCAGGCCGGACCGCCGCGCAGCGTCTGGAAGTCCTCGCGTATCAGATGGCCATCGTCGAGCTCGCGGAGAAACTGCGACGGCGGGCGCGGCATCGGCCGCCCGCGAATCAGCCGCTCGTGGGCCATCGACAGGTGCAACCGTTCGCGGGCGCGCGTCACGCCGACGAAGCATAGACGCCGCTCTTCCTCGACGTCGGCGTGCATCCCGAGCGCGCGTTCATGCGGCAACAAGCCCTGCTCCAGTCCGGCCAGGAACACCACCGGGAACTCCAGGCCCTTCGCCGCGTGCAGCGTCATCAGCATCACGCAGCCGGCCTTTTCATCGACGGCGTCCTGGTCGCTGACCAGGCTGATGCGGTTGAGGAAGTCGGCGAGGTTCGCCTCCTCGACTTCCTTCTCGTAGCGAATGGCCGCTGTCACCAGTTCCTGCACGTTGGCCAGCCGGTCTTCACCGCCGGTGTCCTGTTCCGCGCGCAGCGCCGCCTCGAGTCCGGACGCGGTGAGGACCAGGCTCACGGCTTCCGAGACAGGCAGTTGCAGCGCGGGCTGCAGGCGCGCGAGCAGGTCCACGAACGCGCGCACCTTTCGGGCGGCGCTCTGCAGCGCGGGCACCTGCTCGACTTCGCGCAGGATGTCCATCAGCGGTTGGCCCGTCTCGTTGGCGTGCGTCCGCAGACGGTCGAGCGACGTCTTGCCGATGCCACGGGCCGGCGTGTTGATGATGCGCAGCAGCGCGACCTCGTCCGCCGGGTTCACCAGCACGCGCAGGTACGCGAGCACGTCGCGGATCTCGCGCCGGTTGTAGAACTCGACGCCGCGCGCGATCCGATACGGAATCGCACGGGCCCGCAACGCGTCCTCGAACCCGCGTGACACCGCGTTGATGCGGTAGAAGATCGCGAAATCGTTCCAGGGGCGGCCCTGCGCGTGCAGGTCCGCGATCGTCTGCGCGATCCGCTCCGCCTCGTCCTCGCCGCCGGTGAATTGCCAGACGCGCACCGGCTCGCCGGTCGCGTTCTGCGTCCACAACTCCTTGGCCTTGCGCTTGCGATTGCGGGCGATCAGCCGGTCGGCGGCCTGCAGGATCAGGCCGGTGGAGCGGTAGTTCTGCTCGAGTCGCACCACGCGCGCGGACGGGAAATCCCGCTCGAACTCGAGGATGTTGCGGAGGTCGGCCCCGCGCCAGGCGTAAATGCTCTGGTCCGGGTCGCCGGTCGCACAGATGTTGCCGTGATGCTGCGCCAGCGAACGCGCGATCAGATACTGGGCGTGGTTCGTGTCCTGGTACTCGTCGATGAGCAGGTACTGGAAGCGCACGCTCAGCCGCTCGGAAATGTCGGGCTGATCGCGCAGGACCACCGCCACGCGCAGCAGCAGATCATCGAAGTCGACCGCGTTGCGCTGCCCCAGGAGGCGCTCGTACGTCTCGTAGACCCGGGCCGTCAGATCGTCGTGGAACCCGCGACTGATCTCCGCGAGTTCCTTCGGTCGCAGGAGGCGCCCCTTCGCGTCGCTGATCTTCTGGCGCGCCTGGTCGGCGGTGAGCAGCGCTTCGCTGACTTGCTCGATCTGCAGCGCCTCCTTGACCACCCGCAGGGCGTCGTCCTCGTCGTAGATCGAGAAGCCCGGCGCAACGTTCGCGAGCGCGCCGAACTCGCGCAGCAGGCGCACGCCCAGCGCGTGAAACGTGTAAACCCACATCCCCTGCTTGACGCCCAGCGCCTCGATCCGCCGCTTCATCTCGTCCGCGGCCTTGTTGGTGAACGTGATGGCCAGGATGTTGCGGGACGGCACGCCGGTGTGCACGAGATACGCCGCCCGCCGGGTAATGACCCGCGTCTTGCCGCTGCCCGGGCCGGCGATGACGAGCAGCGGGCCGTCGCGGTGCGTCACGGCCTGCAACTGGGGCTCGTTCAGGTCGGCGAGCAGGGCCGCTGTTCGGGCGTCGTTCGGTCTCATGCCCTCATATACCCGGTACAGCGATTGGCGTCCATCCGGCGGGGGTGCCGGTCGCGAGGCGGCCTCGCACAGGGAGTGGAAGCGTGTTCGGCGGCTTCCCGGGTAAAGCCGTGCCGGGCGTCGCTGCCGATAGAGAGGACTGGATCGGCCGCTGTCCGCAGGCGGCCCAACAAGGAGCACAACATGTTCTGGATCGCATTCTTTGCCCTGCTCGCCGCGCTGTTCGGCGGCTTCATCAGTTTCGCGTAACAACCTGTTGTCGTGCCGTCGTCTCGGCGTTGGCCGTGGCGACCACCCTCCGGACAGCTCTCCTCCCATGAATGGGGCCTGCTTTCGCACTGACCGCGAAAGCAGGCCCGTTCTTAGGGAGTCCAGCTCCGCACGTCGGAAGAGTTCAGCAGGCCGCCCAGCCGCAGGCCTGGTTCGAGCACTTCCGACAGCCTTCCTGCAACATCAACGGGCTGCCGCACTCGGGGCACATGACCTTGTAGTGCGTCGCCGCGTCGTGCCGATGCGTGACGGTACCCAGCACCGCCGTGATGTCCGAAGCCGTTAACGCGCGCCGCTCGCTCGCCGTTGCTGCCGCGACCGGCGCCGCTGCGGTCACGGTCGCCTCCGTCCAGACGGCCTGCTCGGCCACGTACTCGGTTGTCGCCTCCTCGAGCTCTGCAATCGCGAGGGCCGTCTCCAGCGCCTGGTACCCGTCTCCGTGGCCGTTCCCGCTGTTGCCATTGCCGCCGTGAATGGCTTGCGGCGGGGCCGCGCGGGTCGAGCGCTGTGCCGCGCGCGCGGCCAGCACGTCGATCGGCCGATCGACACTCAGCGGTGCCGCGCGGACGCCGGCTTTGGGCGCATTGCCGAGGTCGGGCGTCACCGGCCGATCCACCGGCGTGGTTTGCGGGTGATGCGGGGGCGGGTTCGGGTTATCGAGCTCGCGGAGGTCGATCTCGCCCAGCAGCAGGCTGCGGAGGCCGAAGCGCTCCTTGGCCCGCAGGTACTTCTTGATCGCGCAGGCCAGCCCGTCGGGCAGGGACATGATGCGGCCGCTGCGGGTCGGGATTTGCAGCGAAGAGCCGATGCCCTCCCACTGCTTGATCAGCGGGCGGATGCCGCCGCCGGCCCGCAGCCAGAGCGACGCCGTTCGGCAGATGGCCTCGAGGTCGCTGTTGGCGACATCGCCGCCCTTGCCGAGCTGGGCGAAGATCTCGATCTCGCGGTTCGTGCACGGATCAACGGTGATCTTGACGTGCATGTTGCCGAAGGGCGTCATCTGGCGGATGCGCAGGCCGGACACGATCTCGGGCAGATCCATGGGCTCGATCGGCGGCGGCACGGCCAGCGGCTTGCCGGAATCGCTGGCTGCCGCCGGCGCGGGGGCCGGAGACGGCGCAGTGCGCACCGGGACGGTTGCCGGTTCGCGCGCCGCGGCGCTGGCGGACGGCGCCGCGCCCGTCGCATCTTCCTCCTCTGCGTTATCCTGGGCCGGCGCCGCATGGCCCGCACAATCCTCCTGCGGCTTGAGCGACATCGGCTGCTGGGCGCGGCACTGATCGCGGTAGACCGTCACGCCTTTGCAGCGCAGGCCGTACGCCAGGCTGTAGATCTGCTCGACGTCCGCGCGTGTGGCGTCCTTCGGGAAGTTGATCGTCTTGCTGATCGACGAATCGCAGTGCCGCTGGAAACCGGCCTGCATGCGCATGTGCCATTCGGGCGTGATGTCGTGCGCGCAGACGAAGACGCGTTTCACGTCCTCCGGCACCTCGTCGATGTGGGCCAGCGTGCCTTCGCGCGCGATCCGCTCCAGCAGCGCATCGCTCAGGAACCCGCGCCGCTGCGCGACCTCGCGGAACGTCCCATTCACCTCGACCAGCGGCTTGTCACCCTGCACCTGGCCGCGCAGCACGTTGCGAATGAACGCCAGCGAGAACATCGGCTCGATGCCGCCGGAGCAGTCCGCGATGATGCTGATCGTGCCGGTGGGCGCGACGGTCGTGACCGCGGCGTTGCGCATCACGCGGTTGTGCTGCATGTGCCAGATGCTGCCCTTCCAGTTCGGGAAGCAGCCGCGCTCGCGGGCGAGCTCCTCGCTGCAGCGATGGGCCTCGTCATTCAGGAACTTCATGAAACGCTCGCCCCAGGCGACACCCTCATCGCTGTTGTACGCTACGCCCAGCTTGAACAGCGCGTCGGCGAAGCCCATGACGCCGAGGCCGATCTTGCGGTTATCGTGGCAGATCCGCTCGATTTCG
This window encodes:
- a CDS encoding phosphatase PAP2 family protein codes for the protein MRRLALKIHGWARNIEPVVLLSLLVVVAGVWGFVSLADYVLEGKTQAFDERMLTALRRPDNPAQPIGPVWLAEVGRDITALGGVAVLVLATTAVIGFLWLRRQFGMLTFVLIATLGGLGLGALLKAVFARPRPAIVPHLSQAYTSSFPSGHSLMSAVVYLTLGALVAAVVSQQRLKIYVLAVALSVTGLVGLSRVYMGVHYPTDVLAGWMTGLAWAALCWLAARWLQRRGAVEAPANGDLL
- a CDS encoding SpoIIE family protein phosphatase, whose protein sequence is MTADPNQQIMQLRRLLDVTRQMAATTDLSQLLGTIVDAARAVLNCERATIFLYDRATNELFSRVATGVESIRFPADRGIAGAAAQQRVVVNVPEAYADSRFNPEIDRQTGFRTRNLLTFPLENLDGELMGVLQALNRAGGPFDAADEELARVLSAQAGVALHRYVLLEQYAEKQRMARDLELARKIQQALFPATNPSLPGYDIAGWNRPTDETGGDCYDFMPLGDGRLAFLLADATGHGIGAALVIAQCRSLVRAMLTVTQDLVAVATRVNQLLAHDLLDGRFVTAVVGVLDPRCHRLDYVSAGQGPLLFISPTGVEVRGAGGLPLAIMNDCEFAAEHFDFAPGAAVVLLTDGFYETLDAAGAEYGEERVAAFLARCGDVPLEGLIQGLHAEVRRFRAGAPQADDLTALLIRRQR
- a CDS encoding UvrD-helicase domain-containing protein — encoded protein: MRPNDARTAALLADLNEPQLQAVTHRDGPLLVIAGPGSGKTRVITRRAAYLVHTGVPSRNILAITFTNKAADEMKRRIEALGVKQGMWVYTFHALGVRLLREFGALANVAPGFSIYDEDDALRVVKEALQIEQVSEALLTADQARQKISDAKGRLLRPKELAEISRGFHDDLTARVYETYERLLGQRNAVDFDDLLLRVAVVLRDQPDISERLSVRFQYLLIDEYQDTNHAQYLIARSLAQHHGNICATGDPDQSIYAWRGADLRNILEFERDFPSARVVRLEQNYRSTGLILQAADRLIARNRKRKAKELWTQNATGEPVRVWQFTGGEDEAERIAQTIADLHAQGRPWNDFAIFYRINAVSRGFEDALRARAIPYRIARGVEFYNRREIRDVLAYLRVLVNPADEVALLRIINTPARGIGKTSLDRLRTHANETGQPLMDILREVEQVPALQSAARKVRAFVDLLARLQPALQLPVSEAVSLVLTASGLEAALRAEQDTGGEDRLANVQELVTAAIRYEKEVEEANLADFLNRISLVSDQDAVDEKAGCVMLMTLHAAKGLEFPVVFLAGLEQGLLPHERALGMHADVEEERRLCFVGVTRARERLHLSMAHERLIRGRPMPRPPSQFLRELDDGHLIREDFQTLRGGPAWQKIDGLVPLVDDLSPEEAARLVPKRRLRATPDDDLRGEPEPAARRRAPEPSEPASTSNSPFAGWGPGTLVRHERYGVGQVLWIKPAPGQTRAGLKFVGYGEKTLILEYAPVRKLEREKP
- a CDS encoding adenosylcobalamin-dependent ribonucleoside-diphosphate reductase; translated protein: MAVVDCANAPFMDEPDLTENARKVLEARYLKKDESGRCVEGPGELFHRVARTIANVETLYGATEIDRRRWEDRFYKLMTGGGFMPNSPTLMNAGREMGMLSACFVLPVRDSIVDIFNSIKHTALIQKAGGGTGFAFDELRPTGDFIKSSGGTTSGPISFWRAFSEATNAIQQGAFRRGANMGMMYIHHPDILKFLHAKQDLNQFTNYNISVKVTDAWMDEFLADADSPHVVRNPRNGKAFVIPRDVEIWQYTVRDLTEVDCVEPVPPNTRETYYRSPRLTGPLPEALRDRVYTKRDIWNIIVHNAWQTGEPGVVFIDRINEHNPTPALGRIEATNPCGEQPLLPYEACNLGSINLGKYVRSACTPEADVDWDAMRADIHVATRFLDNVIDANNYPLPEIERICHDNRKIGLGVMGFADALFKLGVAYNSDEGVAWGERFMKFLNDEAHRCSEELARERGCFPNWKGSIWHMQHNRVMRNAAVTTVAPTGTISIIADCSGGIEPMFSLAFIRNVLRGQVQGDKPLVEVNGTFREVAQRRGFLSDALLERIAREGTLAHIDEVPEDVKRVFVCAHDITPEWHMRMQAGFQRHCDSSISKTINFPKDATRADVEQIYSLAYGLRCKGVTVYRDQCRAQQPMSLKPQEDCAGHAAPAQDNAEEEDATGAAPSASAAAREPATVPVRTAPSPAPAPAAASDSGKPLAVPPPIEPMDLPEIVSGLRIRQMTPFGNMHVKITVDPCTNREIEIFAQLGKGGDVANSDLEAICRTASLWLRAGGGIRPLIKQWEGIGSSLQIPTRSGRIMSLPDGLACAIKKYLRAKERFGLRSLLLGEIDLRELDNPNPPPHHPQTTPVDRPVTPDLGNAPKAGVRAAPLSVDRPIDVLAARAAQRSTRAAPPQAIHGGNGNSGNGHGDGYQALETALAIAELEEATTEYVAEQAVWTEATVTAAAPVAAATASERRALTASDITAVLGTVTHRHDAATHYKVMCPECGSPLMLQEGCRKCSNQACGWAAC